In Hemibagrus wyckioides isolate EC202008001 linkage group LG16, SWU_Hwy_1.0, whole genome shotgun sequence, the sequence tatttttttagttacattaagatttaaatttaaatatttgtgtttTAACAATGATCAGAGAATAACGTCACTATCAGTATGGATTATTTGCGCTCGTGTGTCGTTTCTCGGCATCGTCGGATGACTACAACGCAGCTAAAATGGCAgacagttatttttattttctatgtgTACGGGATGGACGTCGTCTTTTGTCAAGCGCGATATTCAGTCCCGGAGGAGACTCCAGAGGGATCATTTGTAGGAAACATTGCCAACGATTTGGGAATAGAGATAAGTAGACTCATTTCTGGAAAAGCTCGGGTTGTAACAAAGGGCGGCCGGCAATATGTCGAACTGAGCAGAGACAAAGGCACCCTAGTAGTAAAGGAGAGGATAGACCGAGAGGAGCTCTGCAAGCAAACAACGCCCTGTAGCTTCAGCTTTGATCTGATCATGGAAAACCCCATAGAACTGCATCGGGTCACTGTGGAGGTTCAAGATATAAATGACAATGCACCAAAATTTCCCAAAGGTGCCGTCAATTTACAAATTAGCGAGAACACAGCATCTGGAAAACGTTTTCATTTAGACAGCGCTATAGATTTGGACGTCGGTGTAAATGGTATTGAAAGCTATTCTCTCAGTCAGACCGAgcatttcaagcttgaaatataTGATCAGGCTGATGGGCAAAAATATGTCGAAATTATTTTAAACCGTGAACTGGACAGAGAAGAACGCGATGAGCTAAAATTAGCTCTCACTGCATATGACGGTGGATCACCAAAAAAATCAGGCACAATGCAAATTCATATTTCGGTATTAGATGCAAATGACAATGCACCTGTTTGTAAACAATCAGTTTATAAAGCGGAAGTGAAGGAAAATTCTCCAGCTGGTACAGTCGTGACTGCAGTAAGTGCCACTGATGCTGATGAAGGAATAAATGGTTTCGTCTCATATTCTATTGCTCAAGCTAGTGTAGAAGCTAGGAAGGTTTTTGACATAAACACGGAAACAGGCGCGATTACAACTTTACAAGGCTTAGACTTCGAGAGTGAAAAATTGTATCAACTAAATATCAATGCCATGGATAAATGGGGCTTAACGGATACCTGTAAAGTAATTATAGAAGTTATTGATGAAAATGATAACTCTCCGTCCATACAGCttatgtcatttttaaatatcattGCAGAAAATTCTCCAGTTGGAACAACTGTGGCTGTAATTAATGCAGAAGACGCAGATTCCGGTCAAAATGGGCTCGTGCAGTGCAAAATAAACGAAAACATTCCGTTTAAAATAGAATCCACGCTTTCTGATTATTATGCATTAACTACAGATGATACGCTGGATCGAGAAAACATTGCTGAATACAACATCACCATTCTAGTTTCAGATCAAGGAAGTCCTGCACGACAGAATAACAAAACGCTAAACGTGAGGATTTCCGACGTGAATGATAATCCACCCGTATTCAGTTCTGAGGGGTATAAAACATTCGTTATTGAAAACAATTTACCGGGTGTGACTGTGCTGACAGTAAAAGCGAGCGATGCTGACTGGGGCCCAAATGCGAGACTCTCTTATTTTTTGGAGGATAATAATTTACAGGGCAACGCAGTGAGTTCATTAGTCTCAGTGAATTCAGAGAGCGGGGTTATACATGCAATCAAGCCCTACGATTATGAACAAATGAAAAGTTTCAGCTTTAACGTGACAGCCCGAGACGGCGGGTCGCCTCCTTTAAGTTCTGAAGTCACAGTGACGATCATCGTGCAAGATCAGAACGACAACGCTCCTCAGGTTCTCTATCCAGTACACACCGGTGGCTCTGTGGTGGCTGAGATCGTGCCTCGTTCAGCAGATGTGGGTTATCTGGTCACTAAAGTGGTGGCTGTTGATGTGGACTCTGGACAGAATGCCTGGCTCTCCTACAAACTCCAGAAAGCCACAGACAGGGCGCTGTTTGAAGTGGGAGCGCAGAATGGAGAGATACGAACTGTGCGTCAGGTCACTGATAAAGATGCTGTAAAACAAAAGCTCACTGTAGTTGTGGAGGATAACGGACAGCCATCTCGCTCAGCTGTAGTGAACATCAATGTAGCTGTAGCAGACACTTTCCCTGAAGTGCTCTCAGAGTTCACAGACTTTACGCACACAAAACAATATAATGATGACCTTaccttttatttagttttagcattagctgctgtttctttccttttcatcaCGACTGTAGTAGTTATAATATCAGTAAAGATCTACAGGTGGAGACAATCGCGCATCTTCTATCAGTCAAATCTCCCAGTTATTCCGTACTACCCACCCGGTTACACAGACACAGGAGTTACTGGAACTCTGCCGCACATGTATAATTATGATGCTTGTATGACGACTGACTCGAGGAAGAGTGACTGTAAATATTCTACACTCGGAGGACAGAGTGTTTTAGTGATGGACCCGAGTTTTACGGAAACTATGCAGCGCGCGATGAGAGAAAAGGCATTCCAGCAAGACCTAGACTCACCAGAAGTGGTAAGGAAATAATACTTTATTCGATTGCCTGTAAACGTTcatattaaatatgtaataaaaaatcattttcatatttagcttttatctaatcatttaaaaaaaaactaagtaGAAACTAAGGCAGTCAAAATCAGAATCAGTGGAAGTGAAATAGTACAAGAGTGTTTAACTAAAGGCAGTTTAATTGTGTTGTCGATTAGACCATAAAACTCCGTTGGTGAAGCCATTTCAGCGTTTGATAACGTGCACACCATTAGGGAATTGTTGAACCGGAACCGGAAATTTTAATTTTGCATACTTCCAATTATATTAATAAGACACATGACATGATCAGTATGAGGGCACAACTATTACAAATCACCCCCACTTGCTCTCATACTATATaccactatacaaataaaacaacattacaAACTGATACATTTTAGcattcttcttgtttttgttttacatatCAAACGTGAACCTCTGAAACTTTTCTAGTTTAAACTTTGTCACTGGTTTAGTTATAACATCAGCAACTATTTCTTCATTTGGACAATACTTAATTGTCACTTTGCCATCACTGAATACTGTTTGAATGAAATGATACCTTACATCAACATGTTTACATCTTTGTCAACACACTGGGTTTTTCGATAGAGCAATAACACCTTGATTATCCTCAAAGATTTTACTGGTGTGTATTGACAGTCATTTTCTATGCTGTTCAACAACTGTACAAGATGGCCAGTTCCATTTACTCTGCTTCACATGTAGATAAAGCAACGGTATGTTGATTCTTTGACTTCCTGGAAAGCAGAGGATCATTTCTAGTAAGACTAAAACAGTATTCTATCTGTCATTTGTGTCGGAAGACCAATCAGCATCACTATATGCTGGGTTAGGGTTAACAAGTTTAAgtttttttcacttttcctgTAACATAGTTTATGATCAATTGTCCCTTTCAAGTATCTCATTACATGTTTAACTGTAGACCATTATTGTTCATTTGGTTCCGACTAGTACTGTACTAGTACTCAGTACCGAAGTACTGAGATTACTGACAATCCAATTTAGATCAGGTCTGGTACGTGTTGTCAGATAAATCAAACTACCTACTGCTTCATGATATCTTTTAGGATCAACAGGGTCACAATCACCATTGTGATCCAACTTTTGCTCATATGGTGTTGACCTGGGTTTACACTCTGACACATTGAATCTTTCTAGAACCTTTGAAATGTACCTCTCATTCTGATGAAAATCAATCCTGAAAACATGTCAGTTTTCCCAGATCTTTCATTTTGAACCTTCCTGTCAAGACTGTTTTCATGTCATTAAGTAAATTATTGTTACTGGCAGTAATAATCAGATCGTCAACCCAGATTATTACTAtcactttctctttttcagTTTGTTTACTGTACACACAATGGTCAGCTAAATTCTATACAAAACCATTGTAACTGTGCCAATCACGTAACATTATCTACCTGACTGTTTTAAACCATACAATGATTTGTTTAGTTTACAGACTAGTGTTTCACCCATGTCTGACTTCACTTCAAAACCCTCTGGCTGTTCACTGTAAATCAGTTGGAGCATGTAAATAAGCTGTTTTTTCATCCATTTGGTGGAGATCAAGATCATATTGAGCTGCGGTTTGCATCAAGGCTCTTATTAAAGTGATATTTGCTGTTGGTGAGAAAATTATATAATCGGAACCCATCACTTGCCTGTATCTGGCCTTGTATGTCTCAGTTTCATCTGCATTATTTTTGATTACATAGACGCATCTACCCCCACAGCATGTTTACCCTCTGGTAAGGTAGTTAGAGTAGATGTGCTGTTTTCCTTAAGATAGTTCATTTCCTCTTCCATGGCTTTAGCCCACTTCTCTGAATCTTTTGAACTCGTTTTAATTGCTTCCTTAAAGGTTTGTTTTTAGGTTACACGCTCTGTAACAGTAGTCAATATTAGTTAGAACATGGTCATCACATTTAACATCAGATACATAATCCGTTAAGTACTGGGGAGCTCTTCTATTTCTTTTAGGATAACAGTTATGCTGATTGTTTCCCTCTGTGAGAGGACAATCCTCATTTTTAATCTCGGTTtgaggttcatgaggctcttCTAGAGTCTGGTCAGTCTCATCAATATTTAGCTGTGAGGGTGCATACCTTTCCCCATGAAAATCATCACTTGACAGTGAAATGTCAGTCTGTGTTTGGTGTTCAGTAGTACGCTTTGTTACAAATTTCAGAAGTCTGTGCTTAAGGACTTTCCCTGTGTCTGAAAAGTAGACTAAGTATGCAGGGCTGTTTTATCATACTCTACAAAGATTCCTTTTTCACATTGTGCATCCAATTTGTTTTTGTCATGCTTGTACAAATAACATTCTGAACCAAATACCCTCATTTTAGAAAGATCAGGTTTTCTTCCCATCAGTGCATGGTATGGTGTTTGCTGTATTCGACTATTGTAGCACCTGCTGCGAATTACTTCAGCAGCCATTATAGCCCACAATATCTTGGGTAAATTGCTTTCTAAGAGCATACATCTTGCCATTTCAAAAAGGGTTCTACAATTTCAGCAGTCACATTTTGATAATGTGAATATGGTGCTGAGGTTTCATACCTAATATGATTTTGCTTAGCGGTGACTGGATCTCTTTTGACATGAATTCTGTACTATTATCTGATCTAATACACTTTATGGTCCCATAAGGAGCAGTTTTAGCAATGAACTTTTCAGTAGATTTCAGTGTCACTCTTTACTTTCAAAAAGTACACAAACACTGAACCTGACTAATCATAAGAAAATGCTAGAACATACTTGAAACCATCTTTGGCCTTTGGGTCAATAGGCCCAGCTAGATCTGTATGGACTAGTTCAAGTGCAGCCTTAGCTCGTCTATCAGGTTCTCTATTTCTACTCTGAAAAAACTTCACAAACTTCACAATTTAGGTTATATTTACCAATCTTACCATTAATTTTCATTACCTTGACTAGATTGCAATTTGCAATTAGAAAATATCACCATAATTGCAGTGACCAAGGATTTCATGCCAGGTTTGAATATCATAAGATCTGTTACCACTATCACTAACGTTGTTTACCATATTCAGATAATATAGTCCCTTGTACTCTGGCATGTTAAACTTGGTACCGTCATTGTGAACAAGGTCATCGTGTCTTAGTTTAAAGTTGATCAAAGCTCcatttgttgttgctgttttaaCAGAGAAGATGTTCTGTGGGTATGATGGGATTTATAGTGCACTTCTTGGTGTCCTCTTTGCCCGATGTCCCTCATTGTCAATCAGGCACACCTCCGTATCACCCCTTCTCACTACTACTTCACTTGATCTGGTCCTGTCTGTTAACTCAGTTTTTCTGGCTGGAATTTGTCATCAAATCATTTGAATTTTTGAATGTCCATAGTAATGTGTGATGTTGCACCTGTGTCAACCATCAGTCCTTTCTGATTCACTCTGTGAAACTGGCAGTCATTCGTTTTAAAGACAAACTTGTGTTCATTATCCTCTGCATCAGTGGCTTGTTTAACATTGTCTTTCTTATGACGTCTACAGCTTTCATCTTTGTGTGTTGAGCTTTTGCAGTAGCTGCACCACTGTCTTTGCCAATTTGGGTTCGGGCAAGCATGTGCTCTGTGTCCTTTTCGAACGCAGTTGAAGCATGTCATGTCCGAGTCTGTGATTCGTTCTCTCCCGCTCCGTTCAGGAGCTGAGGCACTCGCTCTCATGATAGTGTCATCATTTTTACTGCTTGGTTTTGAATTCCGCAAATGGTATGTTTACATCACTTCGTGTGATATGGACGGCAAACAGGTTAACAGTCTGGCAAACCAGTCGCGTAGCTATGGGTGGGCACCTGTCAGTCAGGCCCACCAGATCAGTTGCTTACAACAGAACAGATTGCTTTGACTACAGTGATTGCTGGATGCCTTTATACATGCCTTTGTCCCTATTAGTTTTTTTGGCACGTCATACATTACATCTATGAGTTAATTCTGGTACTTTCTGTGTGAGAGCCCCCTTTGCCTATGAGGAAGAATGAAACATCTCTACGCTCATGCCACCCATCTCCCTCCACACCGATCAAATTTCACAGAGGGTCACCGAAGTTTAGTTGCACAAGTTTTTGTCAAAAAGACGTTGTGTGCAGCTGGAGGAGAAAGATAATTCCGATGTTCAGGAGCCATCAAGCTCAAGTAGTAAGGAGCTCTGCTAGTGTTCATTTACCTTTTactccatcaccagcagcacTTTATTCTCCAGCGTGTACCTCCCCTACACACCAATGTAAAAGTAAGCCAATCTACATTTTCCTACTATGTAGTTGTATAGTCattgttgttcatttcatgtgGTTTATATGGCTGTTGAGCATACTGGCAGTTTAGATACTGGCTAATTATTTGTGCTTTTCCTTTACCAACATAATAGCTCCTCAAAATCTGCAAAGCTTTCCTACCATCATCGGCTGCATCTATCATTACAAGAGACAAACTTTTGTCATCCAGGTACTGAATCAGCTCAGCATAagctatttaatttttaatgacagcatcttcttcctcatcatctCTTGTGGGAAGTTCCAAAAATATATTGTCCTTTTGCCCTAACAAATGCATATCTCCTAAAACCTTCAATACCGTCAAAACTTCAATACCGTCAAAACACAATCTGTTCCATAGGTTAACTACTTCTCTTCCTGGCCCATAACTGGTTGGCACAGCCATTCCTGTGTTTGATACCCGGGACATTTATTAAGTAAAACGGAGGCAAAATAATGTGCCTACCATTAGGGAATTGTTGAACCGGAACCATAAGCTTTTATTTTGCATACTTCCAAGTATAATAACACAAGTCACATGACAAGAGCAGTATGGGGGCACAACTATTACAAATATTAACACACTTGTTCCATAttgaatttttattatatttcttttctttgtgcTGATTGTAAATGTTCTTTAACAGCTCAGTTTTCATTTGATGCTTAACATAAGTGTGCTATAGAATTGGATATTGAATTACAAGAAATGATtcatatactgtgtatatatatatatatatatatatatattatcgattttatataaaattaaaatgaaccaTTCATGCAGTTCTATCTTTCTTTAAGATGTTATGGTCTATTCTACTAACATCCTTTACCGTGTGGCATCTTTGTTGTGCAAGAAGAGCATGGGTTTGAgattataaaaacattaaattaagaTAAACAATAGTAGTGCCTTTATTCAGTGACTTTAATAATACGCGTGAAGGTCTTTAATTAACAGGATAAAGGGAATTTCTCGTTTTAGACACGAATAatgctttaatatttttgtttagcGCTGTTCATCTCTGTGGTGCTGAATGAGTTCCAGTCTTTCTCACTTCCGTTGTGCTCTCTTGGATAATCATCAAATACAACAGAGAAACAAATCTTTAACATCCTTGATTTCAGTGCGAGATGTTACaattaaagataaaatatatttacagtttaGTCAGGAAATATTCAGAGTGTATCCACGTTAATGTGGGGATAGTTTCATTTCTTGTTCACTTATgaatgttatgtaaatgttATTTGGTATGGATTATTTTAGCTTGTTCAGACTGTCAGGCAGATTATTCTGACATGAAGCTATGACACGtttttctcagtgtgttttggggtgtgtttctcagtgtgtgattatttgggGTTTAGTCTAAGGCACATGGGCCTGTGGCTGTTCCATACAAACGCATTTTCAGCATTTCCACTCTAAGGGCCGCTATTGGACAAGATCCGTGTAGAATGGAACTGAAAACCACCCAGAATCCCTCCTACTGAAGGATTTATTAATGAGGCAAGAACGATTTCTTTTTGTTGCTCCTATAAGAGCAGACTGCGTCAGATTCTGAATTTTTTggttatatgaaaatataaaattaagcATTTGTGATTTAACGATGATCAGAGGTTAACGTCACTATCAGTATGGTTTATTTGCGCTCGTGTGTCGTTTCTCGGCATCGTCGGATGACTACAACGCAGCTAAAATGGCAGACAGTGTCTCTTATTTTCTGTGTTTACGGGATGGACGTCGTCTTTTGTCAAGCGCGATATTCAGTCCCGGAGGAGACTCCAGAGGGATCATTTGTAGGAAACATCGCCAACGATTTGGGAATAGAGATAAGTAGACTTAATTCTGGAAAAGCTCGGGTTGTAACAAAGGGCGGCCGGCAATATGTCGAACTGAGCAGAGACAAAGGCACCCTCGTAGTGAAGGAGAGGATAGATCGAGAGGAGCTCTGCAAGCAAACAACGCCCTGCAGCTTCAGCTTTGATCTGATCATGGAAAACCCCATAGAACTGCATCGGGTCACCGTGGAGGTTCAAGACATAAATGACAATGCACCAAAATTTCCTAAAGGTACTGTCAATTTACAAATAAGCGAGCACACAGCATCTGGGACTCGTTTTCCATTAGACAGCGCTATAGATTTGGACGTAGGTGTAAATGGAATTGAAAGCTATTCTCTCAGTCAGACCGAGCATTTCAGGCTaataaatgatcagtctgtagaCAAAAAAATCGTATACATGGTTTTGTATCGTGAGCTCGACAGAGAGGAACGTAATACCTTAGAATTAATTCTCACTGCATATGACGGAGGGTCTCCTAAAAAATCTGGGTCAATGCgaatttatatttctgtattagATGCAAATGATAATGCCCCTGTGTGCAAACAATCAGTTTATAAAGcagaagtgaaagaaaactCTCCAGTAGGCACCATTTTAACTGCAGTAAGTGCCACTGATGCGGACGAAGGTGTAAATGGCCTACTGTCATATGTTTTTGCTCAGGCCAGTGATGAAGCCAAAaggctttttaaaataaacccaGAAACAGGAGCGATTACGACGTTAGACATTTTAGATTACGAAACTGAAAAAAACTTTGAATTAAATATCAATGCGATGGATAACGGAGGCCTGGCAGATACCTGTAACGTTCTAATAGAGATTATTGATGAAAACGATAACTCTCCCTCAATACAGCTTATGTCATTTTCAAATACCATTAGAGAAAATTCTCCAGTAGGAACAACCGTGGCTGTAATTAATGTCGAAGACGCAGATTCCGGTCAAAATGGGCTCGTGCAGTGTAAAATAAACGAAAACCTACCGTTTAAAATAGAATCCACGCTTTCTGATTATTATGCATTAACTACAGATGAAACTCTCGATCGAGAAAACATTGCTGAATACAACATCACCATTCTAGTATCCGATCAAGGACGTCCTGCACGGCACAATAACAAAACGCTAAATTTTAAGATTTCCGATGTGAATGATAATCCACCCGTGTTCAGTTCTGAGGAGTATAAAACATTCGTTATTGAAAACAACTCTCCGGGTTTGGCTGTGCTGACAATAAAAGCGAGCGATGCTGACTGGGGCCCAAATGCGCGGCTCTCTTATTTTTTGGAGGATCATAATGTACAGGGCAACCCGATTAGTTCTTTAGTCTCAGTGAATTCAGAGAGCGGGGTTA encodes:
- the LOC131366964 gene encoding protocadherin beta-16-like isoform X13, with the protein product MDYLRSCVVSRHRRMTTTQLKWQTVIFIFYVYGMDVVFCQARYSVPEETPEGSFVGNIANDLGIEISRLISGKARVVTKGGRQYVELSRDKGTLVVKERIDREELCKQTTPCSFSFDLIMENPIELHRVTVEVQDINDNAPKFPKGAVNLQISENTASGKRFHLDSAIDLDVGVNGIESYSLSQTEHFKLEIYDQADGQKYVEIILNRELDREERDELKLALTAYDGGSPKKSGTMQIHISVLDANDNAPVCKQSVYKAEVKENSPAGTVVTAVSATDADEGINGFVSYSIAQASVEARKVFDINTETGAITTLQGLDFESEKLYQLNINAMDKWGLTDTCKVIIEVIDENDNSPSIQLMSFLNIIAENSPVGTTVAVINAEDADSGQNGLVQCKINENIPFKIESTLSDYYALTTDDTLDRENIAEYNITILVSDQGSPARQNNKTLNVRISDVNDNPPVFSSEGYKTFVIENNLPGVTVLTVKASDADWGPNARLSYFLEDNNLQGNAVSSLVSVNSESGVIHAIKPYDYEQMKSFSFNVTARDGGSPPLSSEVTVTIIVQDQNDNAPQVLYPVHTGGSVVAEIVPRSADVGYLVTKVVAVDVDSGQNAWLSYKLQKATDRALFEVGAQNGEIRTVRQVTDKDAVKQKLTVVVEDNGQPSRSAVVNINVAVADTFPEVLSEFTDFTHTKQYNDDLTFYLVLALAAVSFLFITTVVVIISVKIYRWRQSRIFYQSNLPVIPYYPPGYTDTGVTGTLPHMYNYDACMTTDSRKSDCKYSTLGGQSVLVMDPSFTETMQRAMREKAFQQDLDSPEVQKPPNNDWRLPPNQRPGPSGQHRFHTLQQRWTPYEKSRAGARPEEAGAGAVVGTGPWPNPPTEAEQLQALMAAANEVSEATATLGPRYNAQYVADYRQNVYIPGSTATLTANPQQQMPQQALPPPQAPPQAAPAVDVPKAAPTPASKKKVTKKDKK
- the LOC131366964 gene encoding protocadherin beta-16-like isoform X14; the protein is MVYLRSCVVSRHRRMTTTQLKWQTVSLIFCVYGMDVVFCQARYSVPEETPEGSFVGNIANDLGIEISRLNSGKARVVTKGGRQYVELSRDKGTLVVKERIDREELCKQTTPCSFSFDLIMENPIELHRVTVEVQDINDNAPKFPKGTVNLQISEHTASGTRFPLDSAIDLDVGVNGIESYSLSQTEHFRLINDQSVDKKIVYMVLYRELDREERNTLELILTAYDGGSPKKSGSMRIYISVLDANDNAPVCKQSVYKAEVKENSPVGTILTAVSATDADEGVNGLLSYVFAQASDEAKRLFKINPETGAITTLDILDYETEKNFELNINAMDNGGLADTCNVLIEIIDENDNSPSIQLMSFSNTIRENSPVGTTVAVINVEDADSGQNGLVQCKINENLPFKIESTLSDYYALTTDETLDRENIAEYNITILVSDQGRPARHNNKTLNFKISDVNDNPPVFSSEEYKTFVIENNSPGLAVLTIKASDADWGPNARLSYFLEDHNVQGNPISSLVSVNSESGVIHAIKAYDYEQMKSFSFNVTARDGGSPPLSSEVTVTIIVQDQNDNAPQVLYPVQTGGSVVAEIVPRSADVGYLVTKVVAVDVDSGQNAWLSYKLQKATDRALFEVGAQNGEIRTVRQVTDKDAVKQKLTVVVEDNGQPSRSAVVNINVAVADTFPEVLSEFTDFTHTKQYNDDLTFYLVLALAAVSFLFITTVVVIISVKIYKWRQSRIFYQSNLPVIPYYPPGYTDTGVTGTLPHMHNYDACMTTDSRKSDCKYSTLGGQSVLVMDPSFTETMQRAMREKAFQQDLDSPEVQKPPNNDWRLPPNQRPGPSGQHRFHTLQQRWTPYEKSRAGARPEEAGAGAVVGTGPWPNPPTEAEQLQALMAAANEVSEATATLGPRYNAQYVADYRQNVYIPGSTATLTANPQQQMPQQALPPPQAPPQAAPAVDVPKAAPTPASKKKVTKKDKK
- the LOC131366964 gene encoding protocadherin beta-16-like isoform X35, translated to MVYLRSCVVSRHRRMTTTQLKWQTVSLIFCVYGMDVVFCQARYSVPEETPEGSFVGNIANDLGIEISRLNSGKARVVTKGGRQYVELSRDKGTLVVKERIDREELCKQTTPCSFSFDLIMENPIELHRVTVEVQDINDNAPKFPKGTVNLQISEHTASGTRFPLDSAIDLDVGVNGIESYSLSQTEHFRLINDQSVDKKIVYMVLYRELDREERNTLELILTAYDGGSPKKSGSMRIYISVLDANDNAPVCKQSVYKAEVKENSPVGTILTAVSATDADEGVNGLLSYVFAQASDEAKRLFKINPETGAITTLDILDYETEKNFELNINAMDNGGLADTCNVLIEIIDENDNSPSIQLMSFSNTIRENSPVGTTVAVINVEDADSGQNGLVQCKINENLPFKIESTLSDYYALTTDETLDRENIAEYNITILVSDQGRPARHNNKTLNFKISDVNDNPPVFSSEEYKTFVIENNSPGLAVLTIKASDADWGPNARLSYFLEDHNVQGNPISSLVSVNSESGVIHAIKAYDYEQMKSFSFNVTARDGGSPPLSSEVTVTIIVQDQNDNAPQVLYPVQTGGSVVAEIVPRSADVGYLVTKVVAVDVDSGQNAWLSYKLQKATDRALFEVGAQNGEIRTVRQVTDKDAVKQKLTVVVEDNGQPSRSAVVNINVAVADTFPEVLSEFTDFTHTKQYNDDLTFYLVLALAAVSFLFITTVVVIISVKIYKWRQSRIFYQSNLPVIPYYPPGYTDTGVTGTLPHMHNYDACMTTDSRKSDCKYSTLGGQSVLVMDPSFTETMQRAMREKAFQQDLDSPEVQKPPNNDWRLPPNQRPGPSGAGARPEEAGAGAVVGTGPWPNPPTEAEQLQALMAAANEVSEATATLGPRYNAQYVADYRQNVYIPGSTATLTANPQQQMPQQALPPPQAPPQAAPAVDVPKAAPTPASKKKVTKKDKK